Proteins found in one Quercus robur chromosome 2, dhQueRobu3.1, whole genome shotgun sequence genomic segment:
- the LOC126712897 gene encoding uncharacterized vacuolar membrane protein YML018C isoform X1 produces the protein MSWRYRAGLCLIGAVVVIWVTSAEVTQDIFVDYKQPFAVTYLGASLMVVYLPIAFLKDWLCNFLKRRSSKSGKNAESVAEFSAGLNSPAKYNGGQKSYELELPTTLTRKDSEADLSPHAEGRPLVAKGKDEAHILKQDRELTPREIATYGFYIAPIWFITEYLSNAALARTSVASTTVLSSTSGLFTLFIGAYLGQDSLNIAKVVAVFVSMAGVAMTTMGKTWAADDSQMNASASGKRTLVGDLFGLLSAVSYGLFTVLLKKFTGEEGERADVQKLFGYIGLFTLVALWWLVWPLTALGIEPKFTIPHSAKMDEIVLANGFVGSVLSDYFWALCVVWTTPLVATLGMSLTIPLAMLADMMIHGRHYSAIYILGSTQVFAGFVIANLSDWFSKKLGL, from the exons ATGAGTTGGAGATACAGAGCTGGGTTGTGTCTCATAGGAGCTGTTGTTGTTATATGGGTCACCTCTGCCGAAGTCACCCAG GACATATTTGTAGACTATAAGCAGCCTTTTGCagtaacatatcttggagcttctCTTATGGTAGTTTACCTCCCAATAGCATTCCTAAAGGATTGGTTGTGTAATTTTCTAAAACGTCGCTCttctaaaagtggtaaaaatgcAGAAAGTGTGGCTGAGTTTTCTGCCGGTCTTAATTCTCCAGCAAAATACAATGGTGGGCAAAAAAGCTATGAATTGGAACTTCCGACAACTTTGACTAGAAAAGACAGTGAAGCAGACCTTTCACCTCATGCAGAAGGAAGGCCATTGGTTGCTAAAGGGAAAGATGAAGCTCACATACTTAAACAAGATAGAGAGCTTACACCCAGAGAAATTGCTACTTATGGATTTTATATTGCCCCAATCTGGTTTATAACCGAG TACCTATCGAATGCTGCACTGGCACGTACAAGTGTTGCGAGTACAACAGTATTATCCTCTACTTCAGGACTTTTTACTCTTTTCATTGGTGCGTATCTGGGCCAAGATTCTTTAAACATTGCAAAAGTAGTTGCTGTCTTTGTTAGCATGGCTGGTGTGGCTATGACAACCATGGGAAAAACTTGGGCAGCAGATGATTCACAAATGAATGCTTCTGC CAGTGGAAAACGTACTCTTGTTGGGGATCTTTTTGGCCTCCTCTCAGCTGTGTCATATGGTTTATTTACAG TGCTTCTTAAAAAGTTTACGGGTGAAGAAGGAGAAAGGGCTGATGTGCAAAAGTTGTTTGGATATATTGGATTATTTACGCTTGTAGCACTATGGTGGCTTG TTTGGCCATTGACAGCCTTGGGCATTGAACCAAAATTCACAATTCCTCATTCTGCTAAGATGGATGAAATTGTTCTTGCCAATGGCTTTGTTGGAAGTGTCCTCTCTGACTACTTTTG GGCACTCTGTGTTGTATGGACAACTCCACTGGTGGCCACTTTGGGCATGTCACTCACCATCCCTCTTGCTATGCTGGCTGACATGATGATCCATGGTCGTCATTATTCAGCAATATACATTCTCGGCTCAACTCAG GTATTTGCTGGTTTTGTAATAGCTAATCTTTCAGACTGGTTCTCAAAGAAGTTGGGCTTGTAG
- the LOC126712897 gene encoding uncharacterized vacuolar membrane protein YML018C isoform X2: MSWRYRAGLCLIGAVVVIWVTSAEVTQDIFVDYKQPFAVTYLGASLMVVYLPIAFLKDWLCNFLKRRSSKSGKNAESVAEFSAGLNSPAKYNGGQKSYELELPTTLTRKDSEADLSPHAEGRPLVAKGKDEAHILKQDRELTPREIATYGFYIAPIWFITEYLSNAALARTSVASTTVLSSTSGLFTLFIGAYLGQDSLNIAKVVAVFVSMAGVAMTTMGKTWAADDSQMNASAGKRTLVGDLFGLLSAVSYGLFTVLLKKFTGEEGERADVQKLFGYIGLFTLVALWWLVWPLTALGIEPKFTIPHSAKMDEIVLANGFVGSVLSDYFWALCVVWTTPLVATLGMSLTIPLAMLADMMIHGRHYSAIYILGSTQVFAGFVIANLSDWFSKKLGL, translated from the exons ATGAGTTGGAGATACAGAGCTGGGTTGTGTCTCATAGGAGCTGTTGTTGTTATATGGGTCACCTCTGCCGAAGTCACCCAG GACATATTTGTAGACTATAAGCAGCCTTTTGCagtaacatatcttggagcttctCTTATGGTAGTTTACCTCCCAATAGCATTCCTAAAGGATTGGTTGTGTAATTTTCTAAAACGTCGCTCttctaaaagtggtaaaaatgcAGAAAGTGTGGCTGAGTTTTCTGCCGGTCTTAATTCTCCAGCAAAATACAATGGTGGGCAAAAAAGCTATGAATTGGAACTTCCGACAACTTTGACTAGAAAAGACAGTGAAGCAGACCTTTCACCTCATGCAGAAGGAAGGCCATTGGTTGCTAAAGGGAAAGATGAAGCTCACATACTTAAACAAGATAGAGAGCTTACACCCAGAGAAATTGCTACTTATGGATTTTATATTGCCCCAATCTGGTTTATAACCGAG TACCTATCGAATGCTGCACTGGCACGTACAAGTGTTGCGAGTACAACAGTATTATCCTCTACTTCAGGACTTTTTACTCTTTTCATTGGTGCGTATCTGGGCCAAGATTCTTTAAACATTGCAAAAGTAGTTGCTGTCTTTGTTAGCATGGCTGGTGTGGCTATGACAACCATGGGAAAAACTTGGGCAGCAGATGATTCACAAATGAATGCTTCTGC TGGAAAACGTACTCTTGTTGGGGATCTTTTTGGCCTCCTCTCAGCTGTGTCATATGGTTTATTTACAG TGCTTCTTAAAAAGTTTACGGGTGAAGAAGGAGAAAGGGCTGATGTGCAAAAGTTGTTTGGATATATTGGATTATTTACGCTTGTAGCACTATGGTGGCTTG TTTGGCCATTGACAGCCTTGGGCATTGAACCAAAATTCACAATTCCTCATTCTGCTAAGATGGATGAAATTGTTCTTGCCAATGGCTTTGTTGGAAGTGTCCTCTCTGACTACTTTTG GGCACTCTGTGTTGTATGGACAACTCCACTGGTGGCCACTTTGGGCATGTCACTCACCATCCCTCTTGCTATGCTGGCTGACATGATGATCCATGGTCGTCATTATTCAGCAATATACATTCTCGGCTCAACTCAG GTATTTGCTGGTTTTGTAATAGCTAATCTTTCAGACTGGTTCTCAAAGAAGTTGGGCTTGTAG
- the LOC126712896 gene encoding ER membrane protein complex subunit 7 homolog produces the protein MRSKPVILVLFVHLCLSLLSFSLAISPGDGYTITGRVKIQSMGVKGFGAHAKSSNVKVILNGGQRVTFLRHDGSFSFYNVPAGTHLIEVDALGYYFSPVRVDVSARFPGKIQAALTENRRGLGELTLEPMRVEQYYEIREPFNVMSVVKSPMGLMMGFMLVVMFLMPKLMENMDPEEMRRAQEEMRNQGVPSLSSLLPGAARSS, from the exons ATGAGATCCAAACCGGTTATTCTCGTACTTTTCGTGCATTTATGTCTCTCcttgctctctttctctctcgccATCTCACCTGG TGACGGTTACACCATTACTGGTCGAGTGAAGATTCAaa GTATGGGTGTGAAAGGTTTTGGTGCACATGCAAAATCATCAAATGTCAAAGTTATACTAAACGGTGGCCAAAGGGTTACTTTTCTGAGACATGATGGATCTTTCTCATT CTATAATGTGCCCGCGGGAACTCATCTAATTGAAGTTGATGCTTTAGGCTATTACTTCTCTCCG gtccGGGTTGATGTCAGCGCCAGATTTCCAGGTAAGATTCAGGCAGCACTGACAGAGAACAGGAGGGGTCTTGGCGAGTTGACTTTAGAGCCAATGAGAGTGGAACAGTATTATGAG ATAAGGGAACCCTTTAACGTTATGTCTGTTGTGAAGAGCCCAATGGGTCTGATGATGGGATTTATGCTGGTTGTTATGTTTTTAATGCCCAAATTAATGGAAAACATGG ATCCTGAGGAAATGAGGCGAGCACAAGAAGAAATGAGGAACCAAGGGGTTCCATCTCTTTCAAGCTTGTTACCTGGTGCTGCGAGGAGTAGTTAA